In Brachyspira hampsonii, the following are encoded in one genomic region:
- a CDS encoding JAB domain-containing protein: MYNDFYNDNTKFSNALENTNADIINEKQILASIISNGISLERANTIVEKLYYNFYNLHNIVNASEEELSRVKGLNSNKINLIKSIPSILEYYLLSSLKIASPHIKKKDLINYLIIKLGKLKFETFSIICLDVNKRFISMEHIFRGTIDSATIYPRDLVEKSLSLGASYVIISHNHPSGISKPSKEDIEITKVLYQAFLMVEIKMIDHIIVAGNSFYSFREDGMFDKYKHNAEV, from the coding sequence ATGTATAATGATTTTTATAATGATAATACAAAATTTAGTAATGCCCTAGAAAATACTAATGCAGATATTATCAATGAAAAGCAAATATTAGCTTCTATTATATCGAATGGGATATCTTTGGAAAGGGCAAATACCATAGTAGAAAAACTTTATTATAATTTCTACAATCTGCATAATATTGTCAATGCTTCAGAAGAAGAATTGTCAAGGGTTAAGGGGCTTAATTCAAATAAGATTAATTTGATAAAAAGTATTCCTTCTATTTTGGAATATTATTTACTTAGCAGTTTAAAAATTGCTTCTCCCCATATAAAGAAAAAAGATTTAATTAATTATCTAATTATAAAATTAGGAAAATTAAAATTTGAAACTTTTTCTATTATTTGTTTAGATGTGAATAAAAGGTTCATATCTATGGAGCATATATTCAGAGGAACAATAGATTCAGCTACTATATATCCCAGAGATTTAGTAGAAAAGTCATTATCATTAGGTGCTAGTTATGTCATAATATCTCATAATCATCCATCAGGTATATCCAAACCGTCAAAAGAGGATATTGAAATTACAAAGGTTTTATATCAGGCGTTTTTAATGGTAGAAATAAAAATGATAGATCATATTATAGTTGCCGGTAATTCTTTTTATAGTTTTAGGGAAGATGGTATGTTTGACAAATACAAACATAATGCGGAGGTTTGA
- a CDS encoding helix-turn-helix domain-containing protein codes for MLTTNLKKPFYNNILSDNKEDNNNNNKEILREDDELVSSVGKNIRAIRKSQTKTISEIAEMSGISAKYLQSVEVGKRNISITNLNKIARALNVPIAILFSYDHIEKTKKLLYIANKLKNYSALQLSNIDTIIKDLKNIID; via the coding sequence ATGCTTACAACTAATTTAAAGAAACCTTTTTATAATAATATACTTAGTGATAATAAAGAAGATAATAATAATAATAACAAAGAGATATTGAGAGAAGATGATGAGCTTGTATCTTCTGTTGGAAAGAATATAAGAGCTATAAGAAAATCGCAGACTAAGACTATATCGGAAATAGCAGAAATGTCAGGAATATCGGCTAAATATCTTCAAAGTGTTGAGGTAGGTAAGAGAAATATATCAATAACAAATTTAAATAAAATAGCAAGAGCTTTAAATGTGCCTATAGCTATACTATTTAGTTATGATCATATAGAAAAAACTAAGAAACTTTTATATATAGCAAATAAGCTGAAAAATTATTCGGCTTTGCAGCTATCTAATATAGATACTATAATAAAGGATTTGAAAAATATCATAGATTAA